A stretch of Haloprofundus halophilus DNA encodes these proteins:
- a CDS encoding ArsR/SmtB family transcription factor, which translates to MARLLPSTPDTSAADEAEPRVIGVDSEDADDLLSALSSDTARTLLSKLHDEPDTPSGLASRVDSSLQNVQYHLKKLEGAGLVDVVDTVYSEKGREMNVYAPADRPLVVFAGRESESAGLKTALKRLLASVGILAAASFVVQIVATGEVPFLAQSASGGDGGTELTTSAVETTASTAPAFPPGLAFFLGGLVVLAFAFAVWYARR; encoded by the coding sequence ATGGCGAGACTGTTGCCCTCCACGCCCGACACCTCCGCCGCCGACGAGGCGGAGCCGCGGGTCATCGGCGTCGACAGCGAGGACGCCGACGACCTGCTGTCGGCGCTCTCCTCCGACACCGCCCGCACCCTCCTCTCGAAGCTCCACGACGAACCCGACACGCCGTCGGGGCTCGCGTCGCGCGTCGACTCCTCGCTGCAGAACGTCCAGTACCACCTCAAGAAACTGGAGGGCGCCGGCCTCGTCGACGTCGTCGACACCGTCTACTCCGAGAAGGGTCGCGAGATGAACGTCTACGCGCCCGCAGACCGCCCGCTCGTCGTCTTCGCCGGCCGCGAGTCCGAGAGCGCGGGTCTGAAGACGGCGCTCAAGCGTCTGCTGGCGAGCGTCGGCATCCTCGCGGCCGCGAGTTTCGTCGTCCAAATCGTCGCCACCGGCGAGGTACCGTTTCTCGCGCAGTCGGCGTCCGGCGGCGATGGGGGAACTGAGCTCACGACCTCCGCCGTCGAGACGACTGCGTCGACGGCACCCGCCTTCCCGCCGGGGCTGGCCTTCTTCCTCGGAGGCCTCGTCGTTCTGGCGTTCGCCTTCGCGGTCTGGTACGCCCGGCGGTGA
- a CDS encoding TraB/GumN family protein: MSNRAESAPETGRVRVVGTAHVSADSVREVEETIDAERPDVVAVELDEGRYRQMQGETPDDLDPGELLQGNTVFQFIAYWMLSYVQAQMGEKFDVKPGADMLAAVETAQGHGIDVALVDRDIQTTIQRFWARMSFVEKLRMAGGLAFGVTDARVVGLMFGLLVGFVAGPVIALFGGFLGITDAVFVRALGSALAGVVSGLVVSWVASLVVDDGDSIFAGIAGGLAVALLGGATLGLTDPFVQSTFSGFVIQVGGSLALGISGGVVVGLLAGFVLAATGMDRGEEVEELDMAELTDTDVVSVMMEEFRAFSPGGAEALIDERDAYLAHNIVALRDQGKDVVAVVGAGHKRGIENYLRNPETLPPMESLTGVAEKRGIPWMKIIGTLVSVGFVAFFVLLAMAGVRDGFLLRLFGAWFLVNGIFAAGLAKLAGARWSSATVGGLVAWMTSVNPLLAPGWFTGYMELRHTAVNVADIGRLNELLTDEETPLGELLEQMFDVPLFRLIMVVAMTNIGSIIASLLFVTYILPLFGAELGGAEAVSRLMLEGARRSAELVWGAVA; this comes from the coding sequence ATGAGTAACAGAGCGGAGTCCGCCCCCGAAACGGGACGCGTGCGCGTCGTCGGCACCGCGCACGTCTCCGCCGACAGCGTCCGCGAGGTCGAAGAGACCATCGACGCCGAGCGACCCGACGTGGTCGCCGTCGAACTCGACGAGGGGCGCTATCGGCAGATGCAGGGCGAGACGCCCGACGACCTCGACCCCGGCGAACTGCTGCAGGGGAACACGGTCTTTCAGTTCATCGCCTACTGGATGCTCTCGTACGTGCAGGCGCAGATGGGCGAGAAGTTCGACGTGAAACCCGGTGCGGACATGCTCGCGGCCGTCGAGACGGCCCAGGGCCACGGCATCGACGTGGCGCTCGTCGACCGCGACATCCAGACGACCATCCAGCGGTTCTGGGCGCGGATGAGCTTCGTCGAGAAACTCCGGATGGCCGGCGGCCTCGCCTTCGGCGTCACCGACGCCCGCGTCGTCGGTCTCATGTTCGGCCTACTCGTCGGCTTCGTCGCGGGCCCGGTCATCGCGCTGTTCGGCGGCTTTCTCGGCATCACTGACGCGGTGTTCGTCCGGGCGCTCGGGTCCGCCTTGGCGGGCGTCGTCTCCGGCCTCGTCGTCTCGTGGGTCGCCTCCCTCGTCGTCGACGACGGCGACAGTATCTTCGCGGGTATCGCCGGCGGTCTCGCCGTCGCGCTGCTCGGCGGGGCGACGCTCGGCCTGACGGATCCGTTCGTCCAGTCGACGTTCTCCGGGTTCGTGATTCAGGTGGGCGGGAGCCTCGCGCTCGGCATCTCCGGGGGCGTCGTCGTCGGCCTGCTCGCCGGCTTCGTCCTCGCGGCGACGGGGATGGACCGCGGCGAGGAGGTCGAGGAACTCGACATGGCCGAACTCACCGACACCGACGTCGTGAGCGTGATGATGGAGGAGTTTCGGGCGTTCAGCCCCGGCGGCGCGGAGGCGCTCATCGACGAGCGCGACGCCTACCTCGCGCACAACATCGTCGCCCTCCGCGACCAGGGGAAAGACGTCGTCGCCGTCGTCGGCGCGGGGCACAAACGGGGTATCGAGAACTACCTCCGGAACCCAGAGACGCTGCCGCCGATGGAGTCGCTGACGGGCGTCGCCGAGAAACGCGGAATCCCGTGGATGAAGATAATCGGCACGCTCGTCTCCGTCGGCTTCGTCGCCTTCTTCGTCCTGTTGGCGATGGCGGGCGTCAGAGACGGCTTCCTGCTCCGCCTGTTCGGCGCGTGGTTCCTCGTCAACGGCATCTTCGCGGCCGGACTCGCCAAACTCGCCGGTGCGCGATGGTCGTCGGCGACCGTGGGCGGCCTCGTCGCCTGGATGACCTCTGTCAACCCGCTGCTCGCGCCGGGGTGGTTCACCGGCTACATGGAGCTGCGCCACACGGCGGTGAACGTCGCCGACATCGGTCGCTTGAACGAACTGCTCACCGACGAGGAGACGCCGCTGGGCGAACTGCTGGAGCAGATGTTCGACGTACCGCTGTTCCGACTCATCATGGTCGTCGCCATGACGAACATCGGCAGTATCATCGCCAGCCTGTTGTTCGTGACGTACATCCTGCCGCTGTTCGGCGCGGAGCTCGGCGGTGCCGAAGCCGTCAGCCGACTGATGCTGGAGGGCGCACGCAGAAGCGCCGAGCTCGTCTGGGGGGCGGTCGCGTGA
- a CDS encoding NAD-dependent succinate-semialdehyde dehydrogenase, with product MESVNPATGERLDTYPDDDEETVDAALDRATETFAEWRETSFAHRCSLLKRAGEVLRENTDEYAELMTREMGKPIVQARSEVEKCAWVCEYYAETAEEHLQDEVIGTEADAHAFVSYEPLGPVLAIMPWNFPFWQVFRFAAPNLAAGNVGLLKHASNVPGCAKAIEEVFSEAGFPDGAFQSLLVGSDLVDGIIEDERLQGVTLTGSGPAGRAVASTAGESLKKSVLELGGSDPFVVLDDADVERAVRSAVYGRTQNNGQSCIAAKRFIVMDEVYDEFEERFVEEMESLTVGDPADEGTELGPQAREGLVEDLHQQVEETVDAGATVLTGGEPMDREGAYYPATVLTDIPDGTPAAHDEIFGPVASLWRVDGEEEAIERANDTPFGLGASVWTGDPDRGERFARAFDAGCCFVNEIVKSDPRVPFGGVKDSGYGRELSEHGIREFVNRKTVWVQHGDSSTGLESLSE from the coding sequence ATGGAGAGCGTCAACCCGGCGACCGGCGAGCGACTGGACACGTATCCCGACGACGACGAGGAGACCGTCGACGCCGCCCTCGACCGAGCGACGGAGACGTTCGCGGAGTGGCGCGAGACGAGTTTCGCGCACCGCTGTTCGCTCCTGAAGCGAGCGGGCGAGGTGCTCCGCGAGAACACCGACGAGTACGCCGAACTGATGACGCGCGAGATGGGCAAACCCATCGTCCAAGCCCGCTCGGAGGTCGAAAAGTGCGCGTGGGTCTGCGAGTACTACGCCGAGACGGCCGAGGAACACCTTCAGGACGAGGTTATCGGCACCGAAGCCGACGCCCACGCGTTCGTGAGCTACGAACCACTCGGCCCGGTTCTGGCCATCATGCCGTGGAACTTCCCCTTCTGGCAGGTGTTCCGATTCGCCGCGCCGAACCTCGCGGCGGGCAACGTCGGCCTGCTGAAACACGCCTCGAACGTGCCGGGCTGTGCGAAGGCCATCGAGGAGGTGTTCTCGGAAGCCGGCTTCCCCGACGGCGCGTTCCAGTCGCTTCTCGTCGGCTCCGACCTCGTAGACGGCATCATCGAAGACGAGCGGCTGCAGGGTGTGACGCTCACCGGCAGCGGCCCCGCCGGTCGGGCCGTCGCGTCGACGGCGGGCGAGAGCCTGAAGAAGTCGGTGCTGGAGCTCGGCGGCAGCGACCCGTTCGTCGTTCTCGACGACGCCGACGTCGAACGCGCGGTGAGGAGCGCCGTCTACGGGCGGACGCAGAACAACGGCCAGTCCTGTATCGCGGCCAAGCGATTCATCGTGATGGACGAGGTGTACGACGAGTTCGAGGAGCGATTCGTCGAGGAGATGGAGTCGCTCACTGTCGGCGACCCGGCGGACGAGGGGACGGAACTCGGCCCGCAGGCGCGAGAGGGCCTCGTCGAGGACCTTCACCAGCAGGTCGAAGAGACCGTCGACGCCGGGGCGACGGTGCTGACCGGCGGCGAGCCGATGGACAGGGAAGGAGCGTACTACCCGGCGACCGTCTTGACGGACATCCCCGACGGGACGCCGGCGGCCCACGACGAGATATTCGGCCCCGTCGCGTCGCTGTGGCGCGTCGACGGCGAGGAGGAGGCCATCGAGCGGGCCAACGACACGCCGTTCGGACTCGGCGCGAGCGTCTGGACCGGCGACCCCGACCGCGGCGAGCGATTCGCGCGAGCGTTCGACGCCGGCTGTTGCTTCGTCAACGAGATCGTCAAATCCGACCCGCGGGTGCCGTTCGGCGGCGTGAAGGACTCGGGCTACGGCCGCGAACTCTCCGAACACGGTATCCGGGAGTTCGTCAACCGCAAGACCGTCTGGGTCCAGCACGGCGACTCGAGCACCGGCCTGGAGTCGCTCTCGGAATGA
- a CDS encoding glycerate kinase type-2 family protein: MTFVRNAAALGGSEARETALACLDAGIDAANPERVVADAVTLDGRLLTVGDDSYDLREFDDVLVLGGGKAGVGVARALEGVLGDRVTDGVVVVPDAAELARVSVVVGDHPVPSDRGVEGTRRLLDLAEAADERTLVLAVVTGGGSALLAAPAEGVSLDDLRRTTDALLDSGAEIREMNAVRKHLSAIKGGRLARAAAPATVVGLVLSDVVGDDLSVIASGPTAPDETSYADALDVLDRYDIDAPAAVRERLERGAAGGISETPREGDSAFDRVRNVLLGSNFSSLDAARNEAETRGYDTCILSSRVRGESREAAKTHAAVAEEAIFTGNPVSPPAVVLSGGETTVTVRGDGTGGPNQEFALSAAVEFATAWRGEADVVLACVDTDGRDGGTDVAGAVVDDETVDDAAAARAALADNNAFSYLDARDAVVETGPTGTNVNDLRVLVVEDE, from the coding sequence ATGACCTTCGTCCGCAACGCCGCCGCGCTCGGCGGCAGCGAGGCCCGCGAGACGGCGCTGGCCTGTCTCGACGCCGGAATCGACGCCGCGAACCCCGAACGCGTCGTCGCCGACGCGGTGACGCTCGACGGGCGACTGCTGACCGTCGGCGACGACAGCTACGACCTCCGCGAGTTCGACGACGTGCTCGTCCTCGGCGGCGGGAAAGCGGGCGTCGGCGTCGCTCGCGCGCTCGAAGGCGTACTGGGCGACCGAGTCACCGACGGCGTCGTGGTCGTCCCCGACGCCGCCGAACTCGCTCGCGTCTCCGTCGTTGTCGGCGACCACCCCGTTCCGAGCGACCGCGGCGTCGAGGGAACGCGCCGCCTGCTCGACCTCGCCGAGGCGGCCGACGAACGGACGCTCGTCCTCGCCGTCGTCACCGGCGGCGGGAGCGCGCTTCTGGCCGCGCCCGCGGAGGGCGTGAGCCTCGACGACCTCCGGCGAACCACGGACGCGCTGCTCGACAGCGGGGCGGAGATACGGGAGATGAACGCCGTCCGCAAGCACCTCTCGGCCATCAAAGGCGGCCGCCTCGCCCGCGCCGCCGCCCCGGCGACGGTGGTCGGTCTCGTCCTCAGCGACGTCGTCGGCGACGACCTGAGCGTCATCGCCAGCGGGCCGACCGCACCGGACGAGACGAGTTACGCCGACGCCCTCGACGTGCTGGACCGGTACGATATCGACGCCCCGGCTGCCGTCCGCGAACGACTCGAACGCGGCGCGGCGGGTGGAATTTCGGAGACGCCCCGCGAGGGCGACTCCGCCTTCGACCGCGTTCGAAACGTCCTGCTCGGGAGCAATTTCAGTTCTCTCGACGCCGCCAGAAACGAAGCCGAGACGAGGGGTTACGACACCTGTATCCTCTCCTCGCGGGTCCGCGGCGAGTCGCGCGAAGCGGCGAAGACGCACGCCGCAGTCGCCGAAGAAGCAATTTTCACCGGAAATCCGGTGTCCCCACCGGCAGTGGTGCTCTCGGGCGGCGAGACGACGGTGACGGTTCGCGGCGACGGCACTGGCGGTCCGAACCAGGAGTTCGCGCTCTCGGCCGCCGTCGAGTTCGCGACCGCGTGGCGGGGCGAAGCCGACGTCGTCCTCGCCTGCGTCGACACCGACGGCAGAGACGGCGGAACCGACGTCGCCGGAGCCGTCGTCGACGACGAGACGGTCGACGACGCGGCCGCGGCCCGAGCGGCCCTCGCCGACAACAACGCGTTCAGCTACCTCGACGCCCGCGACGCCGTCGTCGAGACGGGACCGACGGGAACGAACGTCAACGACCTGCGAGTGCTCGTCGTCGAGGACGAGTGA
- a CDS encoding metalloprotease — translation MNLTFSGREVRDLAVAWLVLGVAFALFFAGGDPFRLLERGLVSGLVVSLLTAGVGFLLHELGHKVVAVHYGQVAEFRADYSMLVLALLSAFLGFIFAAPGAVHHRGMLTEREHGLIALAGPAVNVVLALVFLPLALVVPTGGFLAEMANLGVIINLFLAAFNMIPFGPLDGRKVLGWSKIVYVVFTVPTMGVTVLLLFF, via the coding sequence GTGAATCTCACCTTCAGCGGCCGCGAGGTCCGCGACCTCGCCGTCGCGTGGCTCGTACTCGGCGTCGCCTTCGCGCTGTTTTTCGCCGGCGGCGACCCCTTCAGACTGCTCGAACGGGGACTCGTCTCCGGGCTCGTCGTCAGCCTCCTGACGGCGGGCGTCGGCTTCCTGCTGCACGAGCTCGGACACAAAGTCGTCGCCGTCCACTACGGGCAGGTCGCGGAGTTCCGCGCCGACTACAGCATGCTGGTTCTGGCGCTTCTGAGCGCGTTTCTCGGCTTCATCTTCGCCGCCCCGGGCGCGGTTCACCACCGCGGGATGCTCACGGAGCGAGAACACGGCCTCATCGCGCTCGCGGGACCGGCGGTGAACGTCGTGCTGGCGCTGGTGTTTCTGCCGCTGGCGCTCGTCGTTCCCACCGGCGGCTTCCTCGCCGAAATGGCGAACCTCGGCGTCATCATCAACCTCTTCTTGGCCGCGTTCAACATGATTCCGTTCGGCCCGCTCGACGGCCGAAAGGTGCTCGGGTGGAGCAAAATCGTCTACGTCGTCTTCACGGTGCCGACGATGGGCGTAACCGTGCTTCTGCTCTTCTTCTGA
- a CDS encoding bifunctional nuclease family protein, which yields MEHTAEVEGIGVGVGADGTNVPAVVLRAREEVLPIFVTADQAQTIRLGLAGEPFERPLTHDLLVEMVTEFGGAIDGVRIDDLTDGTFYAKLDAERYEDGEPVSYVFDARPSDAIALAVRVDCPIYVSDEILDAAGRPPSAIDLSPDDDDTF from the coding sequence ATGGAGCACACTGCCGAAGTGGAGGGCATCGGCGTCGGCGTCGGGGCCGACGGGACGAACGTCCCCGCCGTCGTCCTCCGCGCCCGCGAAGAGGTCCTTCCGATATTCGTCACGGCCGACCAAGCACAGACGATCCGCCTCGGACTCGCCGGCGAACCGTTCGAGCGTCCGCTGACTCACGACCTGTTGGTCGAGATGGTGACCGAGTTCGGCGGGGCCATCGACGGCGTCCGCATCGACGACCTCACGGACGGGACGTTCTACGCGAAACTCGACGCCGAACGCTACGAGGACGGCGAACCGGTGAGTTACGTCTTCGACGCCCGCCCGAGCGACGCCATCGCCCTCGCCGTCCGCGTCGACTGCCCCATCTACGTCTCCGACGAGATTCTCGACGCCGCCGGACGACCACCCTCCGCCATCGACCTCTCGCCGGACGACGACGACACGTTCTGA
- a CDS encoding acetolactate synthase large subunit, which translates to MKASDLLVRCLEAEGVEYVFGVPGEELEDVLFSLRDSSIRYIPVRHEQGAAFMADVHGRLTGDAGVCLATLGPGATNLLTGVADAHLDKSPLVAITGQGGRERLHKESHQALDVVHTFEAVVKWNTQLNDTEIINESVRKAFKLAEYEKPGATHLEFPEDVAAEAVDYEPLPVREKVRRPDPDAASVERAADLLLTAERPIVLAGNGAVRANAADRLRSFVEATDVPVVSTYMGKGAVSDRSAHSLMTLDSGPDGEAEAAMEGADCVVAVGYDIAEHDPKRWNPNADTRVVHVDHEPAEVYQHYNPDVEIVADISRALERLEATVEGTWGTWCADTHEAVLADALETPEDDEPFSVAGVLPYLRDAMADDDVLVSDVGSHKMAIATQFPTFEPNTCIVSNGLASMGIGVPGGVAADLALDSNVVVGTGDGGFLMNAAELETATRLGLGFTVLVFNDDDYGLISEKQREHTGEAFGTGLTNPDFVAFAESFGVDGYRPESWAELETVLDSVVDGDEMALVEVPLGG; encoded by the coding sequence ATGAAGGCTTCGGACCTTCTCGTCCGGTGTCTGGAGGCCGAGGGCGTCGAGTACGTGTTCGGGGTCCCCGGCGAGGAACTGGAGGACGTGCTGTTCTCGCTTCGGGACTCCTCGATACGGTACATCCCGGTCCGACACGAGCAGGGCGCGGCGTTCATGGCCGACGTGCACGGTCGTCTGACCGGCGACGCCGGCGTCTGCCTCGCCACGCTCGGTCCGGGCGCGACGAACCTCCTCACGGGCGTCGCCGACGCGCACCTCGATAAGTCGCCGCTGGTCGCTATCACCGGACAGGGCGGCCGCGAGCGACTCCACAAGGAGAGCCACCAGGCGCTCGACGTCGTCCACACGTTCGAGGCCGTCGTCAAGTGGAACACGCAGCTGAACGACACCGAGATAATCAACGAGTCCGTCCGAAAAGCGTTCAAACTCGCCGAGTACGAGAAGCCCGGCGCGACCCACCTCGAATTTCCGGAGGACGTCGCCGCCGAAGCCGTCGACTACGAACCGCTCCCGGTCCGAGAGAAGGTCCGTCGACCCGACCCGGACGCGGCGTCGGTCGAACGCGCCGCCGACCTGCTGTTGACCGCCGAGCGACCCATCGTACTCGCCGGAAACGGTGCGGTCCGAGCCAACGCCGCCGACCGCCTGCGGTCGTTCGTCGAGGCGACCGACGTCCCCGTCGTCTCGACGTACATGGGGAAGGGCGCGGTGTCGGACCGCAGCGCCCACTCGCTGATGACGCTGGATTCGGGACCGGACGGCGAGGCGGAGGCGGCGATGGAAGGCGCGGACTGCGTCGTCGCCGTCGGCTACGACATCGCCGAACACGACCCGAAGCGGTGGAACCCGAACGCCGACACTCGCGTCGTCCACGTCGACCACGAACCCGCCGAGGTGTACCAGCACTACAACCCGGACGTCGAGATCGTCGCCGACATCTCGCGGGCGCTGGAGCGCCTCGAAGCGACCGTCGAGGGAACGTGGGGGACGTGGTGTGCCGACACACACGAAGCGGTGCTCGCGGACGCCCTGGAGACGCCCGAGGACGACGAGCCGTTCTCGGTCGCTGGCGTGCTCCCGTACCTCCGAGACGCGATGGCCGACGACGACGTGCTCGTCTCCGACGTCGGGAGCCACAAGATGGCCATCGCGACGCAGTTTCCGACGTTCGAGCCGAACACGTGCATCGTCTCGAACGGTCTCGCCAGCATGGGCATCGGCGTCCCCGGGGGCGTCGCCGCCGACTTGGCGCTCGACTCGAACGTCGTCGTCGGCACCGGCGACGGCGGCTTTCTGATGAACGCCGCGGAACTGGAGACGGCGACGCGTCTCGGTCTCGGCTTCACCGTCTTGGTGTTCAACGACGACGACTACGGGCTCATCTCCGAGAAGCAGCGCGAACACACCGGCGAGGCGTTCGGAACGGGACTCACCAACCCTGACTTCGTCGCGTTCGCCGAGAGCTTCGGCGTTGACGGCTACCGCCCCGAGTCGTGGGCGGAGCTCGAAACGGTCCTGGACTCGGTGGTCGACGGAGACGAGATGGCTCTCGTCGAAGTACCGCTGGGAGGGTGA